The following are encoded together in the Desertifilum tharense IPPAS B-1220 genome:
- a CDS encoding Calvin cycle protein CP12 gives MTNNIQDQIEQEREQARSVCDTKGAESGECAAAWDAVEELQAEASHQKQTKPKNSLERYCDDNPDAIECRVYDE, from the coding sequence ATGACCAATAACATTCAAGACCAAATTGAACAAGAACGCGAACAAGCCCGTTCAGTCTGCGACACCAAAGGCGCAGAATCCGGAGAGTGTGCAGCCGCTTGGGATGCTGTTGAAGAACTCCAAGCCGAAGCGTCTCACCAAAAGCAAACCAAACCCAAGAACTCTTTAGAACGCTACTGCGACGATAACCCCGACGCGATTGAATGCCGCGTTTACGACGAGTAA
- a CDS encoding DUF3177 family protein: MELLRSLVWMDYKLAVLFAVVFPLGLLIWATVKQSEAIIRLLIIYWRVASLLAITVYLLIAAVPVGYVTSLAARILIPICLWFWVDLNEEIEDIPPKRPLKLCFSAWRWAVSIYMVAGAIAQISSLQCAAQPKAQIITNAFCRLWLEAPWRYKEILHGGFTEGFMAFIGIAGLIIYVTYFLYFVLIRLGKQGRSAISS; encoded by the coding sequence ATGGAATTATTGCGATCGCTCGTTTGGATGGATTATAAGCTCGCCGTACTCTTTGCAGTGGTATTCCCCCTGGGCTTGCTGATTTGGGCAACGGTGAAACAATCGGAAGCCATCATTCGGTTACTCATTATCTATTGGCGCGTCGCAAGTCTGCTAGCCATTACTGTGTATTTATTGATAGCAGCGGTTCCCGTTGGTTATGTGACTTCCCTAGCGGCGCGGATTTTAATTCCGATTTGTCTGTGGTTTTGGGTCGATCTGAACGAAGAAATTGAGGACATTCCCCCCAAACGCCCCTTAAAACTCTGTTTCAGCGCTTGGCGATGGGCAGTCAGTATCTATATGGTAGCGGGTGCGATCGCGCAAATTTCCTCCCTCCAATGCGCCGCCCAGCCGAAAGCCCAAATCATTACAAACGCCTTCTGTCGCCTGTGGCTAGAAGCCCCTTGGCGGTATAAAGAAATCCTGCACGGTGGTTTCACAGAAGGCTTTATGGCCTTTATTGGGATTGCAGGCTTAATTATTTACGTGACCTATTTCCTGTATTTCGTGTTAATTCGTTTAGGTAAACAAGGTCGTTCCGCCATTAGTTCATGA
- a CDS encoding RNA-guided endonuclease TnpB family protein: MTLIVNYRYRIYPDATQEQTILHWLEISRQVYNYALREIKDWVNSRKCSLDYCSLEREYIIPADQPFPTYYIQQNALPKAKKAFPLLGEAPAQVLQTTIRRLHEAWNYFQNRGFGFPRFKKFGQMKSLLFPQFKANPITGWQIALPKVGKVPINLHRPIPDGFVVKQARVLRKADRWEVVLTIESDVAIPEAQPHGDALGIDLGLEKFLTTSDREFIARPRFLTSLYRELELLQRKYARTKPGSKNREKARIRVARFHNHIANVRKDWQFKLANHLCTKVGIGMIFVEDLNLKAMSRGMLRKHTLDAAFGQFLNLLEWVAKKHLIYFLRVNPDGTSQTCPKCNTHTGKKELQIRVHRCGECGYETHRDHAASEVIRLRGLELSTQGLCGIENAYAVGLPGTEETLSRSEAKLRKGRTRNAQQ; this comes from the coding sequence ATGACTCTAATCGTCAACTACCGCTACCGAATTTATCCCGATGCCACCCAAGAGCAGACAATACTGCATTGGTTGGAAATCTCTCGCCAAGTGTACAATTACGCCTTGCGAGAAATCAAAGATTGGGTAAACTCGCGTAAATGTAGCTTAGATTATTGTTCGCTGGAGCGAGAATACATCATTCCAGCCGACCAACCCTTCCCGACCTACTACATTCAACAAAACGCACTTCCCAAAGCCAAGAAAGCATTCCCCTTGTTGGGAGAAGCCCCGGCTCAAGTTCTACAAACTACAATCCGTAGATTGCACGAGGCTTGGAACTATTTTCAAAACAGAGGGTTTGGCTTTCCCCGCTTCAAGAAGTTTGGACAGATGAAGTCCCTGCTGTTTCCTCAATTCAAAGCCAACCCAATTACCGGGTGGCAGATTGCTTTACCCAAAGTTGGAAAGGTACCTATCAACTTGCACAGACCTATCCCAGATGGGTTTGTCGTCAAGCAAGCACGGGTATTGAGGAAAGCCGATAGGTGGGAGGTCGTTCTGACAATAGAGTCTGACGTAGCGATACCAGAGGCTCAACCGCATGGAGATGCCCTCGGTATCGATTTAGGATTAGAGAAATTCTTGACAACCTCGGATAGAGAGTTTATTGCTAGACCCCGATTTCTGACATCCTTGTATCGCGAGTTGGAATTACTGCAACGCAAGTATGCCAGAACCAAGCCGGGTTCTAAAAACCGCGAAAAAGCTCGTATCCGTGTTGCCAGATTCCATAACCACATCGCCAACGTTCGTAAAGACTGGCAGTTCAAACTGGCTAACCATCTGTGTACAAAAGTTGGGATCGGGATGATATTTGTTGAGGACTTAAACCTGAAAGCTATGTCGAGGGGGATGTTGAGAAAACATACTCTAGATGCCGCTTTTGGGCAGTTCCTCAATCTGTTGGAGTGGGTAGCCAAGAAACATCTTATCTACTTCCTCCGAGTCAACCCAGACGGAACCTCTCAAACCTGCCCTAAGTGCAACACGCACACAGGGAAGAAGGAACTTCAAATACGAGTTCACAGATGTGGTGAGTGTGGATACGAAACCCATAGAGATCATGCAGCATCTGAGGTTATCAGATTGCGGGGTTTAGAACTGAGTACGCAGGGACTCTGCGGAATAGAAAATGCCTATGCAGTCGGTCTGCCGGGGACAGAGGAAACTCTGTCTAGGTCAGAGGCGAAACTCCGTAAGGGAAGAACTAGGAATGCCCAGCAGTGA
- a CDS encoding cation diffusion facilitator family transporter, which yields MLKPLPPDRSHSLKVQRLKLALALLSSFFVLEMTAALGTGSLSLLADAGHVLSDVAALGITFAALWWTQKHAAAAPKCPIPSARSFSAEAIAALINGLSLMAIAFWIGTEAIARLSAPAPEIPGIPMLLTALVGLLVNSCNIFWLGGCGCHDLNLRGAVLHIFADICASLGVIIAAIAVVLLHWTWADGAISLIVSGLIVLIALPFLFESLRQLLFGIPAKTENCDCDRSTSEKLLFPTLEDLVKQKSI from the coding sequence ATGCTTAAGCCTTTGCCCCCAGATCGTTCGCATTCTTTGAAGGTACAGCGTTTAAAGCTGGCATTAGCTCTTTTAAGCAGCTTTTTTGTCTTAGAAATGACTGCGGCTCTGGGAACGGGTAGTTTATCCTTACTTGCAGATGCCGGTCATGTCTTATCAGATGTCGCCGCGCTGGGAATTACCTTTGCTGCCCTGTGGTGGACGCAAAAACACGCCGCCGCTGCCCCCAAATGTCCGATTCCGTCTGCGCGTTCCTTTTCTGCTGAAGCGATCGCCGCGTTAATCAACGGCTTGAGTTTAATGGCGATCGCCTTCTGGATCGGCACCGAAGCGATCGCCCGTTTAAGCGCCCCCGCCCCGGAAATTCCCGGAATTCCCATGTTACTGACTGCCTTAGTCGGCTTGCTGGTGAATAGTTGCAATATCTTTTGGCTGGGGGGTTGCGGCTGTCACGATCTCAACCTCAGAGGGGCGGTTTTGCATATCTTCGCCGATATTTGCGCCTCTTTGGGCGTGATTATAGCAGCGATCGCCGTTGTGCTGCTGCACTGGACTTGGGCAGATGGCGCAATTAGTCTCATCGTTTCCGGCTTGATCGTTCTGATTGCTCTACCCTTTTTATTTGAAAGTCTGCGTCAGCTATTATTCGGTATCCCTGCCAAAACCGAAAATTGCGATTGTGACAGAAGCACATCAGAAAAGCTTTTGTTCCCAACGCTTGAGGATCTGGTAAAGCAAAAATCCATCTGA
- a CDS encoding AI-2E family transporter: MNRVFSPVQQLLITWLLLLITASVTLKALSYVGELVSILLSAALIAFLLNYPVSALEKTFLPRSLAATIVYLMAGIGLLLFGLTVVPPVFNQGRQFIANLPNFLDSAQQQLESFQLWSVEHNLPFDVRVIAQQILAKIQAQVEVIATRGVSKGVSLVVGTFNWFLDFILILVISFYMLLDGKRLWQGITGFFSPKIRSGLTESLQRNLQRFISGQFFLGLFMAVTLTLAFLALRVPFFLLFAVFIGAMEIIPFIGATLGIGTVVVLVSFINWWLALKVLIVSVAIQQVKDNAIAPRIMGNLTGLSPVIIFATLLLGAKLGGLLGVILAIPIAGVVKSLVEIILDPTLPPQTGSFFHNPLNTEIPHPANSVESKVG; the protein is encoded by the coding sequence ATGAATCGAGTGTTTTCTCCCGTTCAGCAACTTCTGATTACCTGGTTATTACTGCTCATTACGGCTTCTGTCACGCTCAAAGCTTTAAGCTATGTTGGGGAATTGGTGAGTATTCTCCTAAGTGCTGCTTTGATTGCGTTTTTGCTGAATTATCCGGTTTCGGCATTAGAGAAAACCTTCTTACCGCGATCGCTAGCGGCGACGATTGTTTACTTAATGGCGGGCATTGGTTTGCTGTTATTTGGCTTAACGGTAGTTCCTCCCGTGTTTAACCAAGGCAGACAGTTTATCGCCAATCTGCCCAACTTTCTCGATTCTGCTCAACAACAGTTAGAATCGTTTCAACTCTGGAGTGTCGAGCATAACTTACCCTTTGACGTGCGCGTCATCGCCCAGCAAATTCTGGCAAAAATTCAGGCTCAGGTCGAAGTCATTGCCACGCGCGGAGTCAGTAAAGGGGTAAGTTTAGTGGTGGGAACCTTTAACTGGTTTTTAGACTTCATCCTGATTTTGGTGATCTCTTTTTATATGCTGCTCGATGGCAAGCGCTTGTGGCAGGGGATTACGGGGTTTTTCTCGCCTAAAATTCGTTCCGGGTTAACCGAGTCGCTTCAGCGGAACTTGCAGCGCTTCATTTCTGGACAATTCTTTCTGGGTTTGTTTATGGCGGTGACGCTGACGCTGGCGTTTTTGGCGTTGCGGGTGCCATTTTTTCTGCTATTTGCGGTGTTTATTGGGGCAATGGAGATTATCCCCTTTATTGGCGCAACCCTAGGAATTGGGACGGTTGTGGTGTTAGTCTCGTTTATTAATTGGTGGCTAGCACTCAAGGTTTTGATTGTTTCGGTTGCCATTCAGCAAGTCAAGGATAATGCGATCGCGCCTCGGATTATGGGGAATCTCACGGGGTTATCGCCGGTGATTATTTTTGCGACGCTGTTGTTGGGTGCTAAGTTAGGAGGACTGCTGGGCGTGATTTTAGCAATTCCGATCGCCGGGGTCGTCAAAAGTTTGGTAGAAATTATCCTCGATCCTACCTTACCTCCGCAAACTGGCTCGTTTTTCCACAATCCCTTAAATACCGAAATTCCTCACCCTGCGAATAGTGTCGAGTCTAAGGTGGGATAG
- a CDS encoding radical SAM protein, translating to MCKTTVSSTFTSVYGPVTSWRYGRSLGIDPIGATSTCSFNCVYCQLGEIEQMRGDRDLFVPTSQIQQELAVFSPWDVDIITLSGSGEPTLARNLGEIIVMVKQMTHKPVGVLTNGTLLADPQVKAELALADLIAVKVDAVDGDRYRRINRPVESLNLEALWAALASFRQIYTGRLGIQTMILSPWSDREQAEYIRLMQQIQPDEIQLNTPTRPKPLTHQLDARGNHTLDDREYPTRSLKPVSLETLKAFGDRVSQETQIPVRYPTPQGDN from the coding sequence ATGTGCAAAACAACAGTGTCTTCCACATTTACCTCAGTCTACGGTCCGGTTACTTCCTGGCGCTATGGGCGATCGCTGGGTATCGATCCTATTGGCGCTACGTCTACTTGTTCGTTTAACTGCGTCTATTGTCAGTTAGGCGAAATTGAACAGATGAGGGGCGATCGCGATCTCTTTGTGCCAACCTCCCAAATTCAACAGGAACTCGCGGTCTTTTCGCCCTGGGATGTGGATATCATTACGCTCAGTGGTAGCGGAGAACCCACCCTAGCCCGCAATTTGGGTGAAATTATTGTGATGGTGAAGCAAATGACGCATAAACCCGTGGGCGTTCTCACCAATGGGACGTTACTTGCCGATCCGCAGGTGAAAGCAGAACTCGCCCTGGCTGACTTAATCGCTGTTAAAGTGGATGCGGTGGATGGCGATCGCTATCGCCGGATCAATCGTCCTGTGGAGTCTTTGAATTTAGAGGCGTTGTGGGCGGCGCTGGCTTCTTTTCGGCAAATTTATACCGGCCGCTTGGGTATCCAAACCATGATCCTATCGCCTTGGAGCGATCGCGAACAAGCTGAGTATATTCGCCTGATGCAACAGATCCAACCGGATGAGATTCAACTGAATACCCCCACTCGCCCTAAACCGCTAACCCATCAACTCGACGCGCGGGGAAATCATACGCTTGACGATCGAGAATACCCCACGCGATCGCTCAAACCTGTTAGCTTGGAAACCCTAAAGGCATTTGGCGATCGCGTTAGTCAAGAAACTCAAATTCCGGTACGCTATCCTACGCCCCAAGGAGACAATTAA
- a CDS encoding NAD(+) kinase, with the protein MDLKQVIIAHKAGDSDSRRWAEKCARQLESRNCRVLLGPSGPKDNPYPVFLSSVTERIDLALVLGGDGTALAAARHLAADGIPILAVNIGGTLGFLTESIEMFSDTERVWDRLSEDRYAVQRRMMLSATVFDGDRRDAEPQSDRFLALNDMCVKPASADRMITSILEMEIDGEVVDQYQGDGLIVSTPTGSTCYNVSANGPIVHSGMEAIAVTPICPLSLASRPIILPSGCVVSIWPLGDYELNTKLWTDGVMATSIWPGQRVDVRMADCQAKFIILRENYSYYHTLREKLQWAGARIQYSNNHRN; encoded by the coding sequence GTGGATCTCAAACAAGTTATTATTGCTCATAAAGCAGGTGACAGTGATAGTCGGCGCTGGGCTGAAAAATGTGCCAGACAGCTTGAAAGCCGCAATTGTCGCGTGTTGCTCGGTCCTAGCGGCCCCAAGGATAATCCTTATCCGGTCTTTTTATCTTCTGTCACCGAAAGGATCGATTTAGCGTTGGTTTTGGGGGGAGATGGGACAGCATTAGCGGCGGCGAGACATTTAGCCGCCGATGGTATCCCTATTTTGGCGGTGAATATTGGCGGAACGTTGGGCTTTTTAACCGAGTCCATTGAGATGTTTAGCGACACCGAACGGGTTTGGGATCGGCTATCGGAAGACCGTTATGCGGTGCAACGGCGAATGATGCTGAGTGCGACGGTGTTTGATGGCGATCGCCGCGACGCTGAACCCCAGAGCGATCGCTTCCTCGCGTTGAATGATATGTGCGTTAAACCCGCCTCTGCCGATCGGATGATTACCTCCATTTTGGAAATGGAAATTGATGGGGAAGTCGTCGATCAATATCAAGGGGATGGCTTAATTGTTTCGACGCCAACGGGTTCGACTTGTTACAACGTTTCCGCCAACGGGCCGATCGTACATTCTGGGATGGAGGCGATCGCAGTTACGCCTATTTGTCCTTTAAGTTTAGCCAGCCGTCCGATTATTCTCCCTTCCGGTTGCGTGGTGAGTATTTGGCCGTTGGGAGATTACGAACTCAATACTAAATTGTGGACGGATGGAGTGATGGCGACTTCCATTTGGCCCGGACAGCGCGTTGATGTGAGAATGGCAGACTGTCAGGCCAAATTTATTATCTTGCGGGAAAACTATTCCTACTACCACACCCTCCGGGAAAAGCTGCAATGGGCGGGGGCAAGAATTCAGTATAGTAACAATCACCGCAATTAA
- the nuoK gene encoding NADH-quinone oxidoreductase subunit NuoK: MVLQLQYFLLLAAALFCIGIYGLITSRNAVRVLMSIELLLNAVNINLMAFSNFLDSLAIKGQVFAVFVITIAAAEAAVGLAIVLAIYRNRDTVDMEQFNLLKW, translated from the coding sequence ATGGTTTTACAACTGCAATATTTTTTACTGTTGGCTGCGGCGCTGTTCTGTATTGGGATCTATGGTTTGATTACCAGTCGCAATGCGGTGCGCGTCTTGATGTCGATTGAGCTATTGTTGAATGCGGTCAATATCAATTTGATGGCATTTTCTAACTTTTTAGACTCCCTGGCGATTAAGGGTCAAGTGTTTGCCGTTTTTGTAATTACGATCGCGGCGGCTGAAGCGGCGGTGGGTTTGGCGATCGTGCTGGCCATTTACCGCAACCGCGATACGGTGGATATGGAGCAGTTTAACCTGCTGAAGTGGTGA
- a CDS encoding NADH-quinone oxidoreductase subunit J has translation MNLAEGVQLVSFGVLALMMISAALGVVLLSNIVYSAFLLGAVFISIAGMYILLNAGFVAAAQVVIYVGAVNVLILFAIMLVNKREDFKVIPRAWIRQLSTAVVCAGLFALLSVMVLSTPWSYATEVIAGDAATVIIGQHFFSDFLLPFELASVLLLMALVGAIILARREFLPDDVPADATQSPILTLPERPRDLIGANTEGSDRS, from the coding sequence GTGAACTTAGCAGAAGGCGTTCAACTCGTTTCATTTGGCGTTTTGGCACTGATGATGATTAGTGCCGCGCTAGGCGTGGTGCTGTTGAGTAATATTGTTTACTCAGCCTTTTTACTGGGGGCCGTGTTTATTAGCATTGCTGGCATGTATATTTTGCTGAATGCTGGCTTTGTGGCGGCGGCTCAAGTGGTGATTTACGTCGGTGCTGTCAACGTCTTAATCTTGTTCGCGATTATGTTGGTGAACAAGCGCGAAGACTTTAAGGTGATACCAAGAGCTTGGATTCGGCAATTGTCTACGGCGGTGGTCTGTGCGGGCTTATTTGCCCTGTTGAGCGTCATGGTATTATCGACGCCGTGGAGCTATGCAACAGAGGTGATCGCCGGAGATGCAGCTACCGTTATCATCGGTCAGCATTTCTTTAGCGATTTTCTATTGCCCTTTGAGTTAGCCTCCGTCCTATTATTAATGGCGCTTGTGGGGGCGATTATTCTGGCGCGTCGCGAATTCCTACCGGATGATGTGCCAGCCGATGCCACCCAATCCCCGATTCTGACGTTACCGGAGCGTCCGCGCGATTTAATCGGAGCTAATACGGAGGGTTCGGATAGAAGCTAG
- the ndhI gene encoding NAD(P)H-quinone oxidoreductase subunit I produces MKFLKQVTDYTKGAVQAAQYIGQGLAVTFDHMQRRPVTVQYPYEKLIPSERYRGRIHFEFDKCIACEVCVRVCPINLPVVDWEFNKETKKKQLKHYSIDFGVCIFCANCIEYCPTNCLSATEEYELSAYDRHELNYDNVAMGRIPYKVTNDPMVQPLREFAYLPKGVDNPHEVPHTAPRAGKRPEEILEEMEKAKG; encoded by the coding sequence CTGAAATTCTTAAAACAAGTTACGGACTACACCAAAGGTGCGGTACAAGCTGCTCAATATATTGGACAAGGTTTAGCCGTTACCTTCGATCACATGCAACGGCGACCCGTTACGGTGCAATACCCCTATGAAAAGCTGATTCCCTCCGAACGCTATCGGGGACGAATTCACTTTGAATTTGACAAATGTATTGCTTGTGAAGTTTGCGTTCGCGTTTGTCCCATTAACTTACCCGTCGTGGATTGGGAATTTAACAAAGAAACCAAAAAGAAACAACTCAAGCATTACAGCATCGACTTTGGGGTTTGTATCTTCTGTGCTAACTGCATTGAGTATTGTCCGACCAACTGCTTATCGGCAACAGAAGAATACGAGCTATCGGCCTACGATCGCCATGAGTTGAATTACGATAACGTGGCAATGGGTCGGATTCCCTATAAAGTCACCAACGACCCGATGGTACAGCCGCTGCGCGAGTTTGCTTACCTACCCAAAGGCGTTGATAACCCGCATGAGGTGCCTCATACGGCTCCGCGTGCTGGGAAGCGGCCGGAAGAGATTTTAGAAGAAATGGAGAAAGCTAAGGGGTAA
- the nuoH gene encoding NADH-quinone oxidoreductase subunit NuoH, with translation MNSGIDLQGSFIDLLMGFGLPASLAKLLWIPLPMVLMLLGATVGVLVSVWLERKISAAAQQRIGPEYMGPFGFLAPAADGLKLVFKEDIIPAKSDPLLFTLGPALVVIPVFLSYLIVPFGQNLVITDLGIGVFLWIALSSIAPIGLLMAGYSSNNKYSLLGGLRAAAQSISYEIPLALSVLAVVMMSNSLSTIDIVNQQSGYGILGWNIWRQPVGFIIFWIAALAECERLPFDLPEAEEELVAGYQTEYSGMKFGLFYVGSYVNLILSALLFAVIYLGGWESPIPVGFLTNLIGVSETTPWLQVITASLGIVMVLFKAYLLVFLAVLLRWTVPRVRIDQLLDLGWKFLLPVSLVNLLLTAGLKLAFPFAFGG, from the coding sequence ATGAATTCAGGAATTGACTTACAAGGAAGCTTTATCGATCTCCTCATGGGATTCGGTCTTCCCGCTAGCTTGGCAAAACTCCTTTGGATACCCCTGCCAATGGTGCTAATGCTGCTGGGAGCGACCGTTGGAGTCCTAGTGAGCGTATGGTTAGAACGGAAAATCTCTGCGGCCGCCCAACAGCGCATTGGCCCAGAATACATGGGCCCCTTTGGGTTTTTGGCCCCAGCAGCCGATGGCTTAAAGCTGGTATTTAAAGAAGACATTATCCCCGCTAAGTCAGATCCACTTCTCTTCACCTTGGGCCCGGCTCTAGTGGTTATCCCGGTCTTTTTGTCTTACTTAATTGTTCCCTTCGGGCAAAACTTGGTGATTACCGACTTGGGAATTGGCGTATTTTTGTGGATCGCCCTTTCCAGTATTGCCCCCATTGGCTTGCTGATGGCGGGTTACTCCTCCAACAATAAATACTCCTTGCTCGGAGGTCTCAGAGCCGCCGCTCAATCGATTAGCTACGAAATCCCCCTAGCGCTATCGGTTTTAGCCGTCGTCATGATGTCGAATTCCCTTAGCACCATTGATATTGTTAACCAACAATCGGGCTATGGGATTTTAGGCTGGAATATTTGGCGTCAACCCGTCGGCTTTATCATCTTTTGGATTGCAGCCTTAGCCGAATGCGAGCGCTTACCCTTTGACTTACCCGAAGCCGAAGAAGAACTCGTCGCCGGATATCAAACCGAGTATTCCGGGATGAAATTTGGCTTATTCTATGTCGGTTCCTACGTCAACTTAATCCTGTCGGCCCTCTTATTTGCCGTGATTTACCTGGGTGGGTGGGAATCTCCCATTCCAGTCGGCTTTTTGACCAACCTGATTGGAGTTAGCGAAACCACCCCTTGGTTGCAGGTCATTACCGCCAGCCTGGGGATCGTGATGGTGCTGTTCAAAGCTTACCTGCTGGTTTTCCTCGCCGTACTGCTGCGGTGGACAGTTCCCCGCGTTCGGATTGACCAACTTTTAGATTTGGGATGGAAATTCTTACTTCCCGTCTCGCTGGTTAACCTCTTGCTGACAGCCGGGTTAAAACTGGCCTTCCCGTTTGCTTTTGGCGGTTAA
- a CDS encoding citrate synthase — MSIVCEFKPGLEGIPASQSSISYVDGQQGVLEYRGIPIEKLATHSTFLETSYLLIWGQLPTTAELAAFEQEIRYHRRIKYRIRDMMKCFPESGHPMDALQASAAALGLFYSRRALDNPEYIRAAVVRLVAKIPTMVAAFQMIRKGNDPIQPRDDLDYAANFLYMLNEREPDPLAAKAFDVSLTLHAEHTMNASTFSARVTASTLTDPYAVIASAVGTLGGPLHGGANEEVISMLEEIGSVGNVRAYVERCIQEKSKIMGFGHRVYKVKDPRAIILQDLAEQLFAKFGSDKYYDIALELERVVEEKFAHKGIYPNVDFYSGLVYRKIGIPTDLYTPVFAIARVAGWLAHWKEQLAENRIFRPTQVYMGNHDMPYIPIEER, encoded by the coding sequence ATGTCCATCGTCTGCGAATTTAAGCCCGGACTCGAAGGAATACCCGCCAGCCAATCCAGCATCAGTTACGTCGATGGACAACAGGGTGTGCTGGAATATCGGGGAATTCCGATTGAGAAACTTGCGACCCATAGCACTTTTCTGGAAACCTCCTACCTGCTGATCTGGGGACAACTCCCCACAACCGCAGAACTTGCCGCCTTTGAACAAGAAATTCGGTATCATCGACGCATCAAATACCGCATTCGGGACATGATGAAATGCTTCCCCGAAAGCGGTCATCCGATGGACGCCCTGCAAGCTTCAGCCGCCGCTTTGGGACTCTTTTATTCGCGGCGGGCCTTAGATAACCCCGAATACATTCGGGCCGCTGTCGTCCGTCTAGTGGCAAAAATTCCGACAATGGTGGCCGCTTTCCAAATGATTCGCAAGGGGAACGACCCCATCCAACCCCGCGACGATCTCGACTATGCGGCCAACTTCCTATACATGCTCAACGAACGCGAACCCGACCCCCTCGCGGCCAAAGCATTTGATGTTAGCTTAACCCTCCATGCCGAACATACCATGAACGCTTCGACGTTCTCGGCGCGAGTCACCGCTTCTACGCTCACCGATCCTTACGCCGTCATTGCGTCGGCGGTGGGAACCCTGGGCGGGCCGTTGCATGGTGGGGCGAATGAAGAAGTGATCTCTATGCTTGAAGAGATTGGTTCGGTAGGCAACGTGCGAGCGTATGTAGAGCGCTGCATTCAAGAAAAATCGAAGATTATGGGATTTGGACATCGCGTCTATAAGGTGAAAGACCCCCGCGCGATTATTTTGCAAGACCTCGCCGAACAACTGTTTGCAAAGTTTGGCTCCGACAAATACTATGACATTGCCCTAGAACTAGAGCGAGTCGTCGAAGAGAAATTCGCCCACAAAGGGATTTATCCCAACGTTGATTTCTACTCCGGTCTGGTGTATCGCAAGATTGGTATTCCCACCGACTTGTACACGCCCGTATTTGCGATCGCGCGCGTCGCGGGCTGGCTGGCCCACTGGAAAGAACAACTCGCCGAAAACCGGATCTTCCGACCCACCCAAGTCTACATGGGCAACCACGATATGCCCTACATCCCCATCGAAGAGCGCTAA
- the sixA gene encoding phosphohistidine phosphatase SixA, giving the protein MELYLIRHGIAADREAYERDRDRPLTEEGRKKTQKVAKRLRSLDLNFDLILTSPLIRARQTAEILLSQHLAPLLQESEHLAPEGELQAWLAWLNSQAAPQGQRLALVGHQPNLGDWTETLVWGTPKGAIAVKKAGVIGLELPNTDAPIGRSTLFWLSPPRMLLS; this is encoded by the coding sequence ATGGAGCTTTATCTAATTCGTCATGGGATAGCCGCCGATCGCGAAGCCTACGAACGCGATCGCGACCGTCCCTTAACCGAAGAGGGGCGTAAAAAAACCCAAAAAGTTGCCAAACGCCTGCGATCGCTAGACCTAAACTTCGATCTAATCCTCACTAGCCCCCTGATCCGCGCCCGTCAAACCGCCGAAATCCTCCTCAGCCAGCACCTAGCCCCCCTGCTGCAAGAGTCCGAACACCTAGCCCCGGAAGGCGAACTCCAAGCTTGGTTAGCTTGGCTCAATTCCCAGGCCGCCCCCCAAGGCCAGCGCCTCGCCCTCGTCGGCCACCAGCCCAACTTAGGAGACTGGACAGAAACCCTGGTGTGGGGAACCCCCAAAGGCGCGATCGCCGTAAAAAAAGCCGGAGTCATCGGCCTTGAACTCCCCAACACCGACGCCCCCATCGGTCGCAGCACCCTATTTTGGCTATCGCCACCGCGTATGCTGCTGTCTTGA